Proteins from a genomic interval of Odontesthes bonariensis isolate fOdoBon6 chromosome 7, fOdoBon6.hap1, whole genome shotgun sequence:
- the tmem168b gene encoding transmembrane protein 168 — protein sequence MFRFLRYCVSHCLHAAMTRLEEVNGEVSMWSSVRWLGYLSGVNLLVALCLGLYARWESTAEPALLVIFVLALFVLGIASILYYHFNMERVSLSLLHLWYGFLLGLLCFLHSPALESDVKEQVANYLLLASVALRTLWALLERLLGCTRYRPAILTTAERLELAGFAAASTALLIQKSLSVMVLVVALATVMVALRMKTVLAFPNLVCFAAISGELFFKSLDITTNPFALSCFFSQLICDPLLDFYFSGLSVTERWQHFLMWRGLWRRLSLLPLLVVEVAFVVLAARKLTDLDQWYLSIPGFVVCVLSWVICHVVFVITAWGFHTKLSDCQRLCSYQGPEDSSLDKVMASKGMRHFCLISERLVIFTLVSTVGVAALCWQPSSSIFVSAFLLILPLESLFHGLFYELGNTLGGTCVGYAVVIPTNYCSPDGQPTLLPPGQVHELNRRSTGMLNNVQRFFAHHLIENFGCDYSTSGMTLEALQAKIKSFLELRTADGPRHDTYVIFYSGHTHRTGEWALAGGDVLRLDQILEWWREKNGGLCSRLIVVLDCDNSVPWVKEVCKAEGLYAAVQGATLARVTDVELQDPPQLGDFTSQWVEYNCNANSHIQWSERGRAVSATYGISKHWSDYTLHLPTGSDVTDHWRLYFPRLTYPVVQMALWCGSLNLLWICSFCLRCLRRVKLNWFPPAILDTGQGFKLVRS from the exons ATGTTTCGTTTCCTACGGTACTGTGTCAGTCACTGCCTCCACGCAGCAATGACCCGGCTAGAGGAGGTCAACGGAGAGGTTAGTATGTGGTCGTCAGTCAGGTGGCTCGGCTACCTGTCCGGTGTGAACCTGCTCGTGGCTCTCTGTTTGGGTCTCTATGCGCGGTGGGAGAGCACGGCGGAGCCCGCTCTTCTCGTTATTTTTGTCTTAGCTCTGTTTGTTCTGGGAATAGCGAGTATACTCTATTACCACTTCAACATGGAGCGAGTCAGCCTCAGCCTCCTCCACCTGTGGTACGGCTTTTTGCTGggtcttctctgtttccttcacTCACCCGCCCTGGAGAGCGACGTCAAGGAGCAGGTGGCCAACTATCTGCTGCTGGCCAGTGTGGCTCTGAGGACGCTGTGGGCGCTCCTGGAGAGGCTGCTCGGATGTACCAGGTACCGTCCTGCCATTCTCACCACGGCAGAGCGGCTGGAGCTGGCGGGCTTTGCCGCAGCCAGCACGGCTCTGCTGATCCAAAAGTCCCTGAGCGTGATGGTGCTGGTCGTGGCGTTGGCCACGGTCATGGTTGCCCTCCGGATGAAGACTGTCCTCGCTTTTCCCAACTTGGTTTGCTTCGCTGCCATCAGCGGCGAGCTGTTCTTCAAGTCTCTGGATATTACCACCAACCCGTTCGCCCTCTCCTGCTTCTTCAGCCAGCTCATCTGCGACCCTCTGCTGGATTTCTACTTCAGCGGCCTCTCTGTGACCGAGCGCTGGCAGCACTTTCTGATGTGGAGGGGTCTGTGGCGCCGTCTGTCCCTCCTGCCTCTCTTGGTGGTGGAAGTGGCCTTCGTCGTCCTGGCTGCGCGGAAACTAACAGACTTGGACCAGTGGTACCTGTCGATCCCAGGCTTTGTGGTGTGTGTGCTCTCCTGGGTCATTTGCCACGTGGTGTTTGTCATCACTGCGTGGGGTTTCCACACCAAGCTCAGTGACTGCCAGAGGTTGTGCTCGTACCAggggccagaggacagcagtcTGGACAAGGTTATGGCCTCGAAGGGTATGAGGCATTTCTGCCTCATCTCCGAACGGCTGGTGATCTTCACTCTGGTGTCCACGGTTGGTGTTGCTGCTCTGTGTTGGCAG CCGTCCAGCAGTATCTTCGTGAGCGCGTTTCTGCTCATCCTGCCCCTGGAGTCTCTGTTCCATGGACTTTTCTACGAGCTCGGGAACACTCTGGGAGGCACCTGCGTGGGTTATGCAGTGGTCATCCCCACCAACTACTGCAG CCCCGATGGTCAGCCCACGCTGCTGCCTCCGGGCCAGGTGCACGAGCTGAACCGGCGGTCTACAGGCATGCTGAACAATgtgcagcgtttctttgcccACCACCTGATTGAAAATTTCGGCTGCGACTACTCCACGAGCGGGATGACCCTGGAGGCTCTGCAGGCCAAGATCAAATCCTTCCTGGAGCTGCGCACGGCGGACGGGCCTCGCCACGACACTTACGTGATCTTCTACAGCGGCCACACACACCGCACCGGAGAGTGGGCGCTGGCAG GAGGAGACGTTCTTCGTCTGGATCAGATCTTGGAGTGGTGGAGGGAGAAGAATGGCGGCTTGTGTTCGCGCCTCATCGTGGTGCTCGACTGCGACAACTCTGTGCCGTGGGTGAAGGAGGTTTGCAAAGCGGAGGGCCTCTACGCCGCCGTGCAGGGAGCAACGCTGGCCAGAGTGACAGACGTTGAGCTGCAGGACCCCCCGCAGCTCGGAGACTTCACCTCTCAGTGGGTGGAGTACAACTGCAACGCAAACAGCCACATCCAGTGGTCGGAGAGGGGCAGGGCGGTTTCTGCCACCTACGGCATCTCCAAACACTGGAGCGACTACACCCTGCATCTGCCCACAGGAAGTGACGTGACTGATCACTGGCGCCTGTATTTCCCTCGGCTGACCTACCCGGTGGTCCAGATGGCGTTGTGGTGCGGCAGCCTGAACTTGCTGTGGATCTGCAGCTTCTGCCTGCGATGTCTCAGGAGAGTCAAACTCAACTGGTTTCCACCTGCCATACTGGATACTGGGCAGGGCTTCAAACTGGTCAGATCATAG